A stretch of Episyrphus balteatus chromosome 2, idEpiBalt1.1, whole genome shotgun sequence DNA encodes these proteins:
- the LOC129911915 gene encoding uncharacterized protein LOC129911915, whose protein sequence is MVAGNGLHNLMNRAFKYKDAVLIKRIQNLSPHKNLQHIMFIDYVRFGPHQITVNKKPKFLHVSVITKDGRVNHELVTTVFVKDVVSAEQCWMNTNLIPWQFESTRKFLLDHRLQQVTLDGNARRT, encoded by the exons ATGGTCGCTGGCAATGGCCTACACAATCTAATGAATCGAGCCTTTAAATATAAGGATGCTGTTCTAATAAAACGTATTCAAAATCTATCACCGCATAAGAATCTTCAACACATTATGTTTATCGATTATGTGAGATTTGGCCCGCATCAAATCACAGTGAATAAGAAACCGAAATTTCTTCACGTATCCGTAATCACAAAGGATGGCAG AGTCAATCACGAGTTGGTGACTACTGTCTTTGTGAAAGATGTGGTGAGTGCGGAGCAATGTTGGatgaatacaaatttaattccATGGCAGTTCGAGAGTActagaaaatttttgttggaTCATCGTCTGCAGCAGGTTACTCTTGATGGCAATGCCAGGAGGACATGA
- the LOC129911909 gene encoding E3 ubiquitin-protein ligase MARCHF6, producing MDDLSQGDICRVCRCEGQSDRPLFYPCICTGSIKYIHQDCLMQWMRYSRKEYCELCGHRFSFTPIYSPDMPRVLPLRDVAGGLLSSVGKAAKYWLHYTLVAFAWFGIVPLSAYRTYRFMFSGSSFDMILSLPFDVFSTENIASDAFRGSFVVTCTLLSFVGLVWLREQILHGGGPDWLERDEVAPIAGGGGGGNGDGNAGDDAVGQAGAIPEPIAAAVVEGPIELNDNNNNENNNNENEALLDMPIDNAEPPPADAEANAGNRALNEDPADIANANEEANWNPMEWDRAAEELTWERLLGLDGSMVFLEHVFWVISLNTIFIFTFAFCPYCIGNFVINWLGLLRPDKPLLHFHGLITTLFGYCNIGLTLVVLHYFARLFKMSKIRWLLGLCYIVVKVSLLSVVEIGVLPLVCGWWLDICSLPMFDAAIKDRRTSFRAAPGTSLFIHWMFGMVYVYYFAAFISLLREVLRPGVLWFLRNLNDPDFSPIQEMIHLSILRHVRRLIASVIIFGSAVLLMLWLPIQILKSVWPTFLPYTLSGDSEVNELSLQLLLLQIILPGFFEQSHTRVWLKGLLRIWCQAVSWTLGIKSYLLGNDTTENGNGGQAEPERAQPDRNQGLAAAHQFILQRDAPVGFQPYNKPTFFPCRLFGLIVFMCISLVISSLVTLTVPVWIGRQVMALWSVGNHIANHQVSTHPEVPPRPHELYTAAVGTYLCWIISRGIAIAVNLLPQGRAAVMDKIKHWLHVGASYALAAIIFVLMLGVIPLLFGLLLELVLVIPLRVPIGQTPIHFLWQDWALGVLYTKIACALTLMGPDWRLKRAIERAYRDGLRDIDLKFIIRELATPVITCFGLALAVPYVIAHSIVPIFYENLNARTLIAREIYPFFLLAVIVVAIIYFQIRQFKKLYVAIKNDKYLVGQRLVNYEHRKRKQETADAAAAAAAAAASAAANIDAAPAVEAAPDNVAGVNVGGGNVVPPLVGEQL from the exons atggaTGACCTGTCTCAGGGCGACATTTGTCGCGTTTGTCGATGCGAAGGTCAATCGGATCGTCCACTTTTCTATCCGTGCATCTGCACCGGTAGCATAAAGTACATTCATCAGGACTGTCTTATGCAATGGATGCGTTACTCGCGCAAAGAGTACTGCGAACTGTGTGGCCATCGATTCTCTTTCACTCCCATATACTCCCCGGACATGCCTCGTGTCCTGCCGCTGCGAGACGTGGCTGGGGGATTGTTGTCGTCGGTGGGAAAGGCAGCCAAGTATTGGCTCCATTACACACTGGTTGCGTTTGCTTGGTTTGGTATTGTTCCACTCTCTGCATATCGAACGTATCGCTTTATGTTTAGTGGTTCAAGCTTTGATATGATTCTATCGCTTCCGTTTGATGTGTTTTCCACGGAAAACATTGCTTCGGATGCTTTTCGGGGTAGTTTTGTGGTCACATGCACATTGTTGTCGTTTGTTGGTTTGGTTTGGCTGCGGGAACAGATTCTGCATGGTGGCGGGCCAGATTGGCTGGAAAGAGATGAAGTTGCCCCCATCGCTGGAGGTGGTGGTGGGGGAAATGGCGATGGCAATGCTGGCGATGATGCTGTCGGCCAAGCGGGGGCAATTCCGGAGCCAATAGCTGCGGCAGTTGTCGAAGGACCAATCGAACTGAACGATAATAACAACAATGAGAATAACAACAATGAGAATGAGGCACTTTTGGATATGCCAATCGACAATGCCGAACCACCACCGGCCGATGCAGAAGCCAATGCAGGAAATCGGGCTTTGAATGAGGATCCAGCTGATATTGCGAATGCCAATGAGGAGGCGAATTGGAATCCAATGGAGTGGGATCGTGCCGCAGAGGAACTCACTTGGGAACGTTTATTAGGACTCGATGGGAGTATGGTCTTCTTGGAGCATGTCTTTTGGGTCATATCGCTTAATACGATTTTCATATTCACTTTTGCCTTTTGTCCTTATTGCATTGGCAATTTTGTCATAAACTGGCTCGGTCTCCTTCGTCCTGATAAACCTTTGTTGCATTTCCATGGATTGATTACAACCTTATTCGGTTACTGCAACATTGGTCTGACTTTGGTGGTGCTTCATTACTTTGCACGACTTTTTAAAATGAGTAAGATCCGCTGGCTTCTGGGATTGTGTTATATCGTTGTTAAGGTGTCGCTGCTGTCTGTTGTTGAGATCGGAGTTCTTCCTTTGGTTTGTGGCTGGTGGTTGGATATATGCTCTTTGCCAATGTTTGATGCTGCTATTAAGGATCGCCGAACAAGTTTTAGAGCTGCTCCGGGAACATCGTTATTTATACATTGGATGTTTGGTATGGTCTATGTGTATTATTTTGCTGCTTTTATTTCGTTGCTGAGGGAAGTATTGCGACCAGGTGTTTTATGGTTCTTGAGAAATTTGAATGATCctgattttagtccaattcag gaaATGATTCATCTATCGATATTGCGACATGTTAGGCGATTGATTGCTTCTGTGATTATATTTGGTTCGGCTGTTTTATTGATGCTATGGCtgcctatacaaattttaaaatcagtaTGGCCAACATTCCTGCCGTATACACTATCCGGTGATTCAGAAGTGAATGAATTGAGTTTGCAGCTGCTTCTTTTGCAG attATACTGCCTGGTTTCTTCGAACAATCCCACACTCGAGTTTGGCTTAAAGGATTGCTTCGAATTTGGTGCCAAGCTGTTTCCTGGACTTTGGGAATCAAAAGTTATCTTCTCGGAAATGATACCACAGAAAATGGTAACGGAGGTCAAGCTGAACCCGAACGAGCTCAACCCGATCGCAATCAAGGTCTAGCCGCTGCCCATCAATTCATCCTACAACGAGATGCTCCAGTTGGATTCCAACCATACAACAAACCCACATTCTTCCCATGCCGACTTTTTGGCTTGATTGTGTTCATGTGTATCAGTTTGGTGATTTCATCTCTGGTCACACTCACAGTGCCAGTTTGGATTGGACGACAAGTAATGGCGTTATGGTCAGTTGGAAATCATATTGCAAATCATCAAGTTTCGACTCACCCTGAAGTTCCACCGCGTCCACATGAGCTATACACGGCAGCTGTTGGAACTTATCTTTGTTGGATTATTTCGAGAGGAATCGCAATCGCAGTGAATTTGCTGCCACAAGGAAGAGCTGCTGTAATGGACAAAATCAAACATTGGCTTCATGTTGGAGCTTCTTATGCTCTCGCTGCTATTATATTTGTCTTGATGCTCGGTGTAATACCGTTATTATTTGGACTTCTCTTGGAACTAGTTCTTGTTATTCCCTTGCGAGTGCCCATTGGTCAGACACCAATTCATTTCTTGTGGCAGGACTGGGCCCTCGGAGTACTCTATACAAAAATTGCTTGCGCACTCACACTTATGGGTCCAGATTGGCGCTTAAAACGAGCCATTGAGCGTGCTTATCGTGATGGCTTGCGAGATATTGATTTGAAGTTTATCATTCGTGAACTGGCAACACCTGTTATCACATGTTTCGGACTCGCTCTGGCTGTTCCCTATGTGATTGCTCATTCGATTGTGCCaattttctatgaaaatctAAATGCAAGAACCTTAATTGCCAGGGAAATATATCCATTCTTCCTATTGGCAGTAATTGTTGTTGCCATAATCTACTTCCAGATACGACAATTCAAGAAACTCTATGTTGCGATCAAGAATGATAAATATTTAGTTGGACAGCGATTAGTGAATTACGAACATAGAAAGCGAAAACAAGAGACGGCAGATGCTGCTGCGGCTGCTGCTGCAGCGGCTGCATCAGCTGCTGCAAATATAGATGCAGCTCCAGCAGTAGAGGCGGCTCCTGATAATGTAGCTGGTGTTAATGTTGGTGGAGGCAATGTTGTTCCTCCATTGGTTGGGGAACAGTTATAG